One Methylomonas sp. LL1 DNA window includes the following coding sequences:
- the radC gene encoding RadC family protein, with translation MLYIRGTNNRYRMADEQDVILEAIQIYNRNFSRGEALTSPDKAKNCIKLKLAPYEHEVFLCLFLDNQHRVIACDELFRGTIDGASVYPREVVKASLHYNSSALIMAHNHPSGISEPSQADRAITAKLKEALALIDVRVLDHFIVGETVYSFAEHGLL, from the coding sequence ATGTTATACATTCGAGGAACCAATAATCGTTACCGTATGGCCGATGAACAAGATGTCATCTTAGAGGCCATTCAGATCTACAACCGCAACTTCAGTCGAGGCGAAGCCTTGACCAGTCCGGACAAGGCGAAGAACTGTATCAAATTGAAATTGGCGCCGTACGAGCACGAAGTATTTCTGTGTCTGTTCTTGGACAATCAACATCGCGTCATCGCTTGCGATGAATTATTCCGGGGCACTATTGATGGCGCTAGCGTTTATCCGCGCGAAGTGGTCAAAGCCTCGTTGCACTATAATTCATCGGCTCTGATCATGGCCCATAATCACCCGTCCGGCATTAGCGAGCCCAGTCAGGCCGATCGTGCAATTACAGCAAAACTTAAAGAGGCCTTGGCCTTGATTGACGTTCGTGTGCTTGATCACTTCATCGTCGGCGAAACTGTGTATTCATTCGCTGAACATGGCTTGTTGTGA
- a CDS encoding DUF3150 domain-containing protein, whose product MTHTQLILDQVVLIKVDATIYGARKKLNKEDLVLADGSKLPPEDLASLGSKRLLDPDRLSVFNRLKKEAERICLRVGTRFLGGFIVPVAAAALVTAELDRIAGDFAQARAEFLDGYDAAVQDWMVKHPEFAGIIEKAIDSVALVATRLTFDYLVVSVALPEQLPKQEVERLESKIGSLSEQIFHEIAVDANLLVEQSLLGKEQVTRNALRPIKRIRDKLDGLSFLDHRVAPVVATIDDLLGKIPNRGSIEGSLLQEILATAMLLADPDKTRRHGEGLLAAQAPELTPDADTDVDIDIDIDDEIVDEAEAEPSVLLASPPPVIADTVANDPDFTDLFDGIFDDDLEVESASDDWALEVLLDKHQSERETGHEADQTHDSDHAAEPVTVTAGGGDEESEDYSDQDYWF is encoded by the coding sequence ATGACACATACCCAACTCATTCTGGACCAAGTGGTCTTGATCAAAGTCGACGCCACGATTTACGGCGCCCGCAAGAAGCTCAACAAGGAGGATCTGGTACTGGCCGATGGGAGCAAGTTGCCACCGGAAGATTTGGCCAGTTTGGGCTCGAAGCGCTTACTCGATCCTGACCGGTTATCGGTGTTCAACCGTCTAAAGAAGGAAGCCGAACGCATTTGTTTACGCGTCGGCACCCGATTTCTCGGCGGCTTCATCGTACCGGTCGCGGCAGCGGCGCTGGTCACGGCGGAACTGGATCGTATCGCCGGAGATTTTGCCCAAGCACGGGCCGAGTTTCTGGATGGCTACGATGCGGCGGTACAAGACTGGATGGTCAAACATCCGGAATTTGCCGGCATCATCGAAAAAGCCATCGACTCGGTGGCCTTGGTTGCCACCCGCTTGACCTTTGATTATCTGGTGGTCTCGGTCGCATTGCCCGAACAGTTGCCCAAACAGGAGGTCGAACGCCTGGAAAGCAAAATCGGTTCCTTGAGCGAGCAGATATTTCATGAAATTGCGGTGGATGCCAACTTGCTGGTCGAGCAATCGTTACTCGGCAAGGAACAAGTCACCCGCAACGCGCTCAGGCCGATCAAACGCATCCGCGACAAACTCGATGGTTTGAGTTTTCTGGATCATCGGGTGGCGCCAGTGGTAGCAACCATTGACGACTTGCTCGGCAAAATCCCGAATCGGGGATCGATCGAAGGCAGTTTACTGCAAGAAATCCTCGCCACGGCGATGTTGCTGGCCGATCCGGATAAAACCCGGCGGCACGGTGAAGGTTTGTTGGCGGCGCAAGCGCCGGAGCTAACACCTGATGCTGACACTGACGTTGATATTGATATTGATATTGATGATGAAATCGTCGATGAAGCGGAGGCCGAGCCATCTGTACTACTAGCATCACCTCCACCTGTCATCGCTGACACCGTTGCAAACGATCCGGATTTTACCGATTTGTTTGACGGCATTTTTGACGATGATCTGGAAGTGGAATCGGCATCGGATGACTGGGCGTTGGAGGTTTTGCTGGATAAGCATCAGTCTGAGCGGGAAACCGGTCATGAGGCCGATCAAACGCATGATTCGGACCACGCGGCGGAACCGGTAACGGTGACTGCTGGCGGCGGCGATGAGGAATCGGAGGATTATTCTGACCAGGACTACTGGTTCTGA
- a CDS encoding VWA domain-containing protein, with protein sequence MKNRTLHNAFPIVAAAIGNRFGVKVSVGGDQAYTDGKSIQLPAYEGDDPDYQDVAWGLLAHEAAHIRYSDFTLRYGKSVLRRRLCNAIEDVRIEHELAKDFPGTRLTIRTVIEKMIAKGDFVANSIDDHPANILYSFVLKSLRARVLGQTALLPLVELTEAALKAKFPKGAVTRLKGLLSEVPEGLQSESDCLHLTDRILTMIEQEFEQQRQRNQARPQGDQETTPPGLDETDQDAESADSNDTEDPNSKDDKDADERLPNDTDDESSSEFGGNDASNPENPDDEPATPSDSSTSDPQGEDEENAEIADPMGVLQTLLSAEDADIEQDLFESLKSALSLAAENVSELLMPSGLEPPMDELAGAFLLRKVQGESGKIRAALQGIVQSQTLSRTQHACRGRRLDGKRLHRLPLGETKLFQRKDTKASPNTAIHLLLDKSESMGYPVTDSQGQPVESRMPIALEATLALALAFEGIPGVNPGVTAFPGRQDDSVYRLLEHGQRVNARTGAFSLTATGSTPMTEAIWFGAASLLRCREPRKVLMVITDGQPNESLSTLELLQRCRDSGIETIGVGLGLDVSHLFPIAIAINDLSELRAQLFELSKAVLLAA encoded by the coding sequence ATGAAAAATAGAACCTTACACAACGCATTTCCCATCGTCGCGGCCGCCATTGGCAATCGCTTTGGCGTCAAAGTCAGTGTCGGTGGCGATCAAGCCTATACCGATGGAAAATCGATTCAACTGCCGGCCTATGAAGGTGACGATCCGGATTACCAGGATGTTGCCTGGGGGTTGTTAGCCCACGAAGCGGCGCATATTCGCTATTCGGATTTTACGTTACGTTATGGCAAATCGGTATTACGCCGGCGCCTATGCAATGCGATTGAAGATGTCCGCATCGAGCATGAACTGGCCAAGGACTTTCCGGGTACCCGGCTGACCATTCGCACGGTGATCGAAAAGATGATAGCCAAAGGTGACTTTGTGGCCAACAGTATCGACGATCATCCTGCCAATATTCTCTACAGCTTTGTATTGAAAAGTTTGCGTGCACGGGTGTTAGGTCAAACGGCCTTATTGCCGTTGGTCGAACTGACAGAAGCGGCGCTGAAGGCGAAGTTTCCGAAAGGCGCCGTGACCCGGTTGAAAGGCTTGTTGTCTGAAGTACCGGAAGGATTGCAATCGGAGTCCGATTGTCTGCACTTGACCGACCGTATCCTGACCATGATTGAGCAGGAGTTCGAGCAACAACGGCAGCGGAATCAGGCACGACCACAGGGCGATCAGGAAACCACGCCTCCTGGACTGGATGAGACCGATCAGGATGCTGAATCAGCCGATTCAAATGATACCGAAGACCCCAATTCCAAGGATGACAAGGACGCCGATGAACGTTTACCCAATGACACTGATGATGAATCGTCTTCAGAATTCGGTGGTAATGATGCATCGAATCCGGAAAATCCTGACGATGAACCGGCAACGCCATCCGACAGTTCGACATCCGACCCGCAAGGTGAAGATGAGGAAAATGCGGAGATTGCCGATCCGATGGGCGTCTTGCAAACCCTATTGTCCGCCGAAGACGCTGACATCGAGCAGGATCTGTTTGAGTCGCTGAAATCGGCGTTGTCGTTAGCCGCGGAAAACGTATCGGAACTGCTGATGCCCAGTGGCCTCGAACCGCCCATGGATGAGCTGGCCGGTGCGTTTTTACTGCGCAAAGTGCAAGGCGAATCGGGAAAAATCCGTGCCGCGCTGCAAGGCATCGTGCAATCGCAAACCCTGAGCCGCACGCAACACGCCTGTCGTGGCCGGCGACTGGATGGCAAGCGTTTGCATCGGTTGCCGCTCGGTGAAACCAAGCTGTTTCAGCGCAAAGATACCAAAGCGTCACCGAATACGGCGATTCATTTGTTACTCGATAAATCCGAAAGCATGGGTTATCCAGTCACCGATAGCCAAGGCCAACCGGTGGAATCGCGAATGCCGATTGCATTGGAAGCCACTTTGGCCTTGGCCTTGGCATTCGAAGGCATTCCGGGGGTTAATCCCGGCGTCACCGCTTTTCCAGGGCGCCAGGATGATTCGGTATATCGATTGCTGGAACATGGCCAACGTGTGAACGCTCGAACCGGTGCCTTTTCGCTGACGGCTACCGGCAGTACGCCGATGACCGAAGCAATTTGGTTTGGTGCGGCGTCACTGCTGCGTTGCCGAGAACCGCGCAAAGTGCTGATGGTAATAACCGATGGTCAACCCAACGAGTCACTGAGCACGCTGGAACTGTTGCAGCGCTGCCGCGATAGTGGCATTGAAACGATTGGCGTAGGATTGGGCTTGGATGTCAGTCATTTGTTTCCGATTGCCATCGCCATCAACGATCTATCAGAGCTGAGAGCGCAATTGTTCGAGCTCTCGAAAGCGGTGTTGTTAGCGGCGTAA
- a CDS encoding RtcB family protein — protein MPIKKVMTENHVPVKIWTDDVDDRSMEQLGNIAKLPFIHHHIAAMPDVHLGLGATIGSVIATHKAIIPAAVGVDIGCGMVAARLSITANDLDEKSLKKVFDQITRDVPVGRAQHADNRVLVDAVQPFEPGLNRLTDRHPELLKSFGKFSKWMNQMGSLGGGNHFIEVCLDEFDQVWVMLHSGSRGIGNAIADHFIKLARKDMERWMINLPDRDLAYFPEGTEHFDDYVEAVHWAQEYAMQNRQCMLDLVLSALARHLPAFEVTTEVVNCHHNYVAHEHHYGANVWVTRKGAIRAREGDLGIVPGSMGAKSYIVRGKGNPESFNSSAHGAGRKMSRTAAEKAFTETDLVNQTVGVICRKDKGVIDEIPGAYKDIDQVMANQNDLTEILHTLKQVVCVKG, from the coding sequence ATGCCAATAAAGAAAGTAATGACAGAAAATCACGTGCCAGTCAAAATTTGGACTGATGATGTGGATGATCGCTCAATGGAACAATTGGGCAACATCGCAAAGTTGCCATTTATTCACCACCATATAGCAGCCATGCCGGATGTCCATTTGGGGCTTGGTGCAACAATCGGATCAGTCATCGCTACCCATAAAGCCATTATCCCGGCCGCAGTAGGCGTCGATATTGGTTGCGGCATGGTTGCCGCCAGGCTGTCGATTACCGCGAACGACCTGGATGAAAAATCACTGAAAAAAGTTTTCGATCAGATTACCCGCGATGTGCCAGTGGGTCGTGCACAACATGCGGACAATCGTGTGCTGGTCGATGCCGTACAACCCTTTGAACCTGGTTTAAATCGTCTTACCGACCGTCACCCGGAGCTTCTAAAATCATTTGGCAAGTTTTCCAAATGGATGAACCAGATGGGATCACTCGGTGGTGGCAATCATTTCATCGAGGTCTGTCTCGACGAATTCGACCAAGTGTGGGTCATGCTGCACTCCGGCAGTCGGGGTATTGGTAATGCCATTGCCGATCACTTCATAAAACTGGCCCGCAAGGATATGGAACGCTGGATGATCAATTTGCCCGACCGGGATTTGGCCTATTTCCCGGAAGGTACCGAGCATTTTGACGATTACGTCGAGGCTGTGCATTGGGCGCAGGAATATGCGATGCAAAATCGGCAGTGTATGCTGGATTTGGTGCTGTCGGCGTTGGCGCGCCATTTACCGGCTTTCGAAGTGACCACTGAAGTGGTTAATTGCCACCATAACTATGTAGCCCATGAACATCATTATGGTGCCAATGTCTGGGTCACTCGAAAAGGTGCGATTCGAGCAAGAGAAGGAGATTTGGGCATTGTGCCTGGCAGCATGGGGGCTAAGTCCTATATTGTCCGTGGAAAAGGCAATCCAGAAAGCTTTAACTCCAGTGCACACGGTGCTGGCCGTAAAATGAGCCGGACGGCTGCCGAGAAAGCTTTCACTGAGACTGATCTGGTTAATCAAACGGTCGGCGTCATTTGTCGTAAAGACAAAGGCGTTATCGATGAAATCCCTGGCGCTTATAAAGACATCGACCAGGTCATGGCCAACCAAAACGATTTGACAGAGATCTTGCATACCCTAAAACAAGTTGTCTGCGTTAAGGGATAA
- a CDS encoding AAA family ATPase, with protein sequence MYQSYSIADTFGIQAPASMKVEGFIPANNLYVPTKKPYVFRKDHLRDVLAFLGAHNGDGLYLTGPTGSGKTSLLEQVAARLHWGVHSVTGHGRLELNDLLGQYMLVDGGAMKWIDGPLTLAVRLGHVLLINEIDAIDPAELIGLNEIVEGKPLTIPQTGDVITPHPKFRLVATGNSAGSGDQSGLYQGVLRQNLAFLDRFRLMEVGYPEPEDEMKLLADVVPTMPESVRESMIKVANQIRKVFIGGADGGGMLSVTLSTRGLVRWASLVATFKSAPNALAYSLDRALTFRAEPAEREAIHRIAKDVFGDDWAA encoded by the coding sequence ATGTATCAATCGTATTCCATCGCCGACACCTTCGGCATTCAGGCCCCGGCATCCATGAAAGTGGAAGGCTTTATTCCGGCCAATAACCTTTATGTGCCAACGAAAAAGCCGTATGTATTTCGCAAGGATCACTTGCGCGATGTGTTGGCGTTTTTAGGCGCACACAATGGCGACGGCTTATACCTGACCGGCCCCACCGGATCCGGAAAAACCTCGTTGTTGGAACAAGTCGCGGCGCGTCTGCATTGGGGCGTGCATTCGGTCACCGGTCACGGTCGATTGGAACTCAACGACCTGTTGGGTCAGTACATGCTGGTCGACGGCGGCGCGATGAAGTGGATCGATGGCCCTTTGACCTTGGCAGTACGCTTGGGTCATGTGCTGTTGATCAACGAAATCGATGCCATCGATCCCGCGGAATTGATCGGCCTGAATGAAATCGTCGAAGGGAAACCTCTAACGATTCCACAAACCGGCGATGTGATTACGCCACACCCCAAGTTTCGTTTGGTCGCCACCGGCAACAGTGCCGGGTCTGGTGATCAATCGGGATTGTATCAAGGGGTGTTGCGGCAAAACCTCGCTTTTCTGGATCGGTTTCGTTTGATGGAAGTCGGTTACCCCGAACCGGAAGACGAAATGAAACTGCTGGCCGATGTGGTGCCAACCATGCCGGAATCGGTACGGGAAAGCATGATCAAAGTCGCCAATCAGATTCGCAAAGTATTCATCGGCGGTGCGGACGGCGGCGGCATGTTGTCAGTCACGTTATCGACGCGCGGTTTAGTGCGCTGGGCTTCGTTGGTCGCCACCTTTAAAAGTGCACCCAATGCCCTCGCCTATTCGTTGGATCGGGCCTTGACCTTCCGAGCCGAACCCGCCGAACGCGAAGCGATTCATCGCATCGCCAAGGATGTGTTTGGCGACGATTGGGCGGCTTAG